Proteins co-encoded in one Gouania willdenowi chromosome 1, fGouWil2.1, whole genome shotgun sequence genomic window:
- the LOC114480219 gene encoding hexokinase-1 isoform X2: MMTCAYEEPTCEVGLIAGTGSNACYMEEARNIEIVEGNAGRMCVNMEWGAFGDNGCLDDIRTIYDQAVDENSLNEGKQRYEKMCSGMYLGEIVRQILIDLTKRGFLFRGQISETLKTRGIFETKFLSQIESDRLALLQVRAILQQLGLDSTCDDSIIVKEVCGTVSRRAAQICGAGMAAVVDKIRENRKLEHLDVTVGVDGTLYKLHPHFNRIFQQTVKELSPKCNVTFLLSEDGSGKGAALITAVGCRQREQEAQQH; this comes from the exons ATGATGACATGTGCATATGAGGAACCAACCTGTGAGGTTGGACTGATTGCAG GCACAGGCAGTAATGCCTGCTACATGGAGGAAGCAAGAAACATTGAGATAGTGGAGGGTAACGCCGGACGTATGTGCGTTAATATGGAGTGGGGCGCTTTTGGAGATAATGGCTGCTTGGATGACATCCGCACAATCTATGACCAAGCAGTGGATGAGAACTCACTCAATGAAGGCAAACAAAG ATATGAAAAGATGTGCAGTGGAATGTACCTGGGGGAGATCGTCAGGCAGATTTTGATCGATCTGACCAAGCGTGGCTTCCTTTTCCGAGGGCAGATTTCTGAGACGCTGAAGACGAGGGGCATCTTTGAGACCAAGTTTCTGTCACAAATAGAAAG TGATCGTCTGGCACTGCTGCAGGTCAGGGCCATTTTGCAGCAGCTGGGACTCGACAGCACATGTGATGACAGTATTATTGTCAAAGAGGTGTGCGGCACGGTTTCCCGGCGTGCGGCTCAGATATGTGGTGCCGGAATGGCTGCCGTGGTGGACAAGATCCGTGAGAACCGTAAACTGGAACACCTAGATGTGACCGTGGGTGTGGACGGCACATTATACAAGCTGCATCCACA CTTCAACCGGATCTTCCAACAGACAGTAAAAGAACTCTCTCCAAAGTGCAATGTCACATTCTTGCTGTCTGAGGATGGCAGTGGCAAAGGGGCCGCCCTCATCACAGCAGTGGGGTGTCGCCAAAGGGAGCAGGAAGCTCAGCAGCACTGA